Proteins found in one Bacillus subtilis subsp. subtilis str. 168 genomic segment:
- the cotS gene encoding spore coat protein (Evidence 1a: Function from experimental evidences in the studied strain; PubMedId: 7545510, 9603889, 10234840, 11737650, 14702409; Product type cp: cell process), producing MYQKEHEEQIVSEILSYYPFHIDHVALKSNKSGRKIWEVETDHGPKLLKEAQMKPERMLFITQAHAHLQEKGLPIAPIHQTKNGGSCLGTDQVSYSLYDKVTGKEMIYYDAEQMKKVMSFAGHFHHASKGYVCTDESKKRSRLGKWHKLYRWKLQELEGNMQIAASYPDDVFSQTFLKHADKMLARGKEALRALDDSEYETWTKETLEHGGFCFQDFTLARLTEIEGEPFLKELHSITYDLPSRDLRILLNKVMVKLSVWDTDFMVALLAAYDAVYPLTEKQYEVLWIDLAFPHLFCAIGHKYYLKQKKTWSDEKYNWALQNMISVEESKDSFLDKLPELYKKIKAYREAN from the coding sequence GTGTACCAAAAAGAGCATGAAGAACAGATTGTGTCCGAAATTCTCAGTTATTATCCGTTTCATATCGACCATGTGGCGCTGAAATCGAACAAAAGCGGGCGCAAAATCTGGGAAGTCGAAACTGATCATGGCCCAAAGCTGCTAAAAGAAGCGCAAATGAAACCGGAGCGGATGCTTTTTATCACTCAGGCACACGCCCATTTACAAGAGAAAGGGCTGCCGATAGCGCCGATTCATCAAACAAAAAATGGCGGTAGCTGCTTGGGCACGGATCAGGTTTCTTACAGTTTATATGACAAAGTGACAGGAAAAGAAATGATTTACTATGATGCAGAGCAAATGAAAAAAGTCATGTCATTTGCCGGCCATTTTCATCATGCCTCAAAAGGATATGTTTGCACAGATGAAAGCAAGAAGAGAAGCAGGCTGGGAAAATGGCACAAATTGTACCGTTGGAAGCTGCAGGAACTTGAAGGGAATATGCAGATCGCAGCATCCTATCCTGATGACGTATTTTCGCAAACTTTCTTAAAACATGCTGATAAAATGCTGGCAAGAGGAAAAGAAGCTCTCAGAGCGCTTGATGACTCAGAATACGAAACCTGGACAAAAGAGACACTCGAGCATGGCGGATTCTGTTTTCAGGATTTTACATTGGCACGTTTGACTGAGATCGAAGGGGAGCCTTTTTTAAAGGAGCTTCACTCGATTACCTACGATTTGCCGTCAAGAGACCTTCGTATTCTGCTGAATAAAGTGATGGTTAAGCTTTCTGTATGGGATACTGATTTCATGGTTGCACTGCTTGCGGCCTACGACGCAGTGTATCCGCTCACAGAAAAACAGTACGAGGTACTTTGGATTGATCTCGCGTTTCCGCATTTGTTCTGTGCAATCGGGCACAAATATTATTTGAAGCAAAAGAAAACGTGGTCAGATGAGAAGTATAACTGGGCGCTGCAAAACATGATTTCTGTTGAAGAATCTAAAGATTCGTTTTTGGATAAACTGCCGGAACTGTATAAAAAGATAAAAGCGTATCGGGAGGCGAATTGA
- the cotI gene encoding spore coat kinase (Evidence 1a: Function from experimental evidences in the studied strain; PubMedId: 12562816, 20077512; Product type e: enzyme) yields MCPLMAENHEVIEEGNSSELPLSAEDAKKLTELAENVLQGWDVQAEKIDVIQGNQMALVWKVHTDSGAVCLKRIHRPEKKALFSIFAQDYLAKKGMNVPGILPNKKGSLYSKHGSFLFVVYDWIEGRPFELTVKQDLEFIMKGLADFHTASVGYQPPNGVPIFTKLGRWPNHYTKRCKQMETWKLMAEAEKEDPFSQLYLQEIDGFIEDGLRIKDRLLQSTYVPWTEQLKKSPNLCHQDYGTGNTLLGENEQIWVIDLDTVSFDLPIRDLRKMIIPLLDTTGVWDDETFNVMLNAYESRAPLTEEQKQVMFIDMLFPYELYDVIREKYVRKSALPKEELESAFEYERIKANALRQLI; encoded by the coding sequence ATGTGTCCTTTAATGGCAGAAAACCATGAAGTCATTGAGGAGGGGAATTCATCAGAGCTTCCTTTATCAGCAGAAGATGCAAAAAAATTAACGGAGCTGGCTGAAAATGTGCTTCAAGGATGGGATGTGCAGGCTGAAAAAATAGACGTCATTCAGGGAAACCAGATGGCGCTTGTCTGGAAGGTCCACACAGACTCCGGCGCGGTTTGTCTAAAACGAATACACAGGCCAGAAAAGAAAGCGTTGTTTTCCATTTTCGCGCAGGACTATTTAGCAAAAAAAGGCATGAATGTTCCTGGCATACTCCCAAACAAAAAAGGCAGCCTATATTCTAAGCACGGCTCATTTCTATTTGTCGTATATGACTGGATCGAAGGAAGACCGTTTGAGCTGACTGTAAAGCAGGACTTGGAGTTTATCATGAAAGGCCTTGCTGATTTTCATACAGCTTCCGTCGGATATCAGCCGCCAAATGGCGTTCCCATATTTACCAAATTAGGTCGCTGGCCGAATCACTACACGAAACGATGCAAACAGATGGAAACGTGGAAGCTGATGGCGGAGGCGGAAAAAGAAGATCCTTTCTCACAGCTTTATCTTCAGGAGATAGATGGCTTTATTGAAGACGGGCTGCGCATCAAAGACCGGCTTTTGCAATCGACCTATGTTCCATGGACTGAACAGCTGAAAAAAAGCCCTAACCTTTGCCACCAGGATTACGGAACCGGGAATACACTCTTAGGAGAAAATGAACAGATTTGGGTCATCGACTTAGATACCGTATCATTTGATCTGCCTATTCGCGATTTGCGCAAAATGATTATTCCGCTTTTGGATACGACGGGTGTTTGGGATGACGAAACATTTAATGTCATGCTGAACGCATACGAATCCAGAGCCCCATTAACTGAAGAACAAAAACAAGTCATGTTTATTGATATGCTGTTTCCTTACGAGCTTTACGATGTCATTCGCGAAAAATACGTCCGCAAGTCTGCTTTACCGAAGGAAGAATTAGAATCAGCTTTTGAATATGAACGCATTAAAGCAAACGCATTGCGGCAGCTTATTTAA
- the cotSA gene encoding spore coat protein (Evidence 1a: Function from experimental evidences in the studied strain; PubMedId: 9603889, 10234840, 11737650; Product type cp: cell process), translating into MKIALIATEKLPVPSVRGGAIQIYLEAVAPLIAKKHEVTVFSIKDPNLADREKVDGVHYVHLDEDRYEEAVGAELKKSRFDLVHVCNRPSWVPKLKKQAPDAVFILSVHNEMFAYDKISQAEGEICIDSVAQIVTVSDYIGQTITSRFPSARSKTKTVYSGVDLKTYHPRWTNEGQRAREEMRSELGLHGKKIVLFVGRLSKVKGPHILLQALPDIIEEHPDVMMVFIGSKWFGDNELNNYVKHLHTLGAMQKDHVTFIQFVKPKDIPRLYTMSDVFVCSSQWQEPLARVHYEAMAAGLPIITSNRGGNPEVIEEGKNGYIIHDFENPKQYAERINDLLSSSEKRERLGKYSRREAESNFGWQRVAENLLSVYEKNR; encoded by the coding sequence ATGAAAATAGCACTGATCGCCACAGAGAAGCTTCCTGTCCCATCGGTTCGAGGAGGCGCCATTCAAATCTACCTCGAAGCGGTTGCCCCTTTAATTGCAAAAAAACATGAGGTGACTGTGTTTTCTATTAAAGATCCGAATCTCGCTGATAGAGAGAAGGTAGACGGTGTCCATTATGTGCATTTGGATGAAGACCGTTATGAAGAAGCCGTTGGAGCAGAGCTGAAAAAGAGCCGTTTTGATCTTGTGCATGTTTGTAATCGCCCAAGCTGGGTTCCGAAATTGAAGAAACAGGCGCCGGATGCTGTTTTTATTTTAAGCGTTCACAATGAAATGTTCGCTTACGATAAAATCAGCCAGGCGGAAGGCGAGATTTGCATCGACTCCGTAGCGCAGATTGTTACGGTCAGCGATTATATCGGACAGACGATCACAAGCCGTTTTCCGTCAGCACGATCAAAAACAAAAACGGTGTATTCTGGTGTGGATTTAAAAACGTACCACCCTCGCTGGACGAATGAAGGGCAGCGAGCTCGCGAAGAGATGCGAAGCGAGCTGGGGCTTCACGGCAAAAAAATCGTCTTGTTTGTCGGCCGGCTTAGCAAAGTCAAAGGCCCGCACATATTATTGCAGGCTTTGCCGGACATCATTGAGGAGCACCCCGATGTCATGATGGTGTTTATCGGGTCAAAATGGTTCGGAGATAATGAATTAAATAACTATGTCAAACATCTTCATACCCTTGGTGCGATGCAAAAGGATCATGTCACATTTATTCAATTTGTGAAGCCAAAGGACATTCCGCGCCTTTATACCATGTCAGATGTATTTGTATGCTCTTCGCAATGGCAGGAGCCTTTAGCAAGGGTGCATTATGAAGCGATGGCTGCGGGACTTCCTATTATTACAAGCAATCGGGGAGGCAATCCAGAGGTCATAGAGGAAGGGAAAAACGGCTACATCATTCATGACTTTGAAAATCCTAAACAATATGCCGAACGTATCAATGATTTGCTGAGCAGCTCGGAAAAGCGGGAACGGCTTGGGAAATACAGCCGCCGTGAGGCAGAAAGCAATTTTGGCTGGCAGAGGGTGGCTGAAAATCTGCTCAGCGTCTATGAAAAGAACAGATAG
- the ytcC gene encoding putative glucosyltransferase (Evidence 3: Putative function from multiple computational evidences; Product type e: enzyme): MKLAFICTEKLPAPAVRGGAIQMMIDGVTPYFSSRYDLTIFSIEDPSLPKRETKDGVHYIHLPKEHYREAVAEELRASSFDLIHVFNRPLNVSLYKKASPNSKIVLSLHNEMFSEKKMTFAQGKEVLDNVSMITTVSEFIKQTVIERFPEAEDITKVVYSGVDLNSYPPVWTMKGSAVRKTYRKKYGIEDKKVILFAGRLSPTKGPHLLIHSMRRILQQHPDAVLVIAGGKWFSDDSENQYVTYLRTLALPYRDHIIFTKFIPADDIPNLFLMADVFVCSSQWNEPLARVNYEAMAAGTPLITTNRGGNGEVVKHEVTGLVIDSYNKPSSFAKAIDRAFTDQELMNKMTKNARKHVEALFTFTHAAKRLNTVYQSVLTPKNKQFPPPFLTQNFDLSSINQLFVKAKT; this comes from the coding sequence ATGAAGCTTGCCTTTATCTGTACAGAAAAGCTGCCGGCGCCCGCAGTACGCGGCGGCGCTATTCAAATGATGATTGACGGTGTCACGCCCTATTTCAGCAGCAGGTACGACCTGACCATTTTTTCAATAGAAGATCCATCGCTCCCAAAAAGAGAAACAAAAGACGGCGTACATTATATCCATCTGCCAAAAGAACATTACCGCGAGGCGGTAGCCGAAGAGCTGCGAGCCTCTTCCTTTGACCTCATTCATGTGTTCAACAGGCCTTTAAATGTCTCTTTATATAAAAAAGCCTCACCAAACAGCAAGATCGTTCTGAGCCTGCATAACGAAATGTTTTCTGAAAAAAAGATGACCTTCGCGCAAGGAAAAGAAGTACTCGACAATGTCTCCATGATCACAACAGTGAGCGAATTTATTAAACAAACCGTCATTGAACGTTTCCCTGAAGCCGAGGACATCACAAAAGTTGTGTATTCCGGCGTTGATTTAAACTCTTATCCGCCCGTCTGGACGATGAAAGGCTCGGCTGTCAGAAAAACATACCGGAAAAAATACGGTATTGAAGATAAAAAAGTTATTTTATTCGCCGGCCGCTTAAGCCCGACAAAAGGGCCTCACCTTCTCATTCACAGCATGAGACGGATTTTGCAGCAGCACCCTGATGCTGTACTGGTCATAGCAGGCGGGAAGTGGTTCAGCGATGACAGCGAAAACCAATATGTCACCTATCTGCGCACGCTGGCGCTGCCATACAGAGACCACATAATCTTTACAAAATTCATTCCCGCAGACGATATCCCAAACCTTTTTCTGATGGCAGATGTATTTGTGTGCAGCTCTCAGTGGAACGAACCCCTCGCCCGTGTGAATTATGAAGCAATGGCGGCCGGCACGCCCTTAATTACCACAAACCGGGGCGGAAACGGTGAAGTCGTAAAACACGAAGTCACCGGCCTTGTCATCGATAGCTACAACAAACCTTCTTCATTTGCAAAAGCAATTGACAGAGCCTTTACAGATCAAGAATTAATGAACAAAATGACAAAAAACGCCCGAAAGCATGTAGAAGCTTTATTTACCTTTACCCATGCTGCCAAAAGGCTCAATACTGTTTACCAATCCGTTCTGACCCCGAAAAACAAACAATTTCCGCCGCCTTTTCTGACGCAAAATTTTGATTTATCATCTATCAATCAGCTTTTTGTGAAAGCAAAAACATAA
- the ytaB gene encoding putative receptor (Evidence 3: Putative function from multiple computational evidences; PubMedId: 11717291, 15849754, 16850406; Product type rc: receptor) has product MKKIVGALAVFVITYALFSAAGYLFPVDQEWYNSLKKPDWTPSGTAIGIIWAILFALISLSAAIVYAAFSFKGAKSFWFTLLINYVLNQAFSYFQFTQKNLLAASLDCLLVAITAIVLLIIAKKYSRAASYLLLPYFLWSAFATFLSFTINSMNL; this is encoded by the coding sequence ATGAAAAAGATTGTCGGCGCTTTAGCCGTTTTTGTGATTACATATGCGCTGTTTTCAGCCGCAGGCTACCTGTTTCCTGTGGACCAAGAATGGTACAATTCATTGAAAAAACCGGACTGGACGCCAAGCGGAACTGCGATCGGCATCATTTGGGCCATCCTGTTTGCCCTGATCTCCCTTTCAGCAGCCATTGTATATGCTGCGTTTTCATTTAAAGGTGCGAAAAGCTTTTGGTTTACACTTTTGATAAATTACGTGCTCAATCAAGCCTTCAGCTATTTCCAGTTTACGCAAAAAAATCTGCTGGCTGCATCGCTTGACTGCCTGCTTGTCGCCATCACAGCAATCGTATTACTGATCATTGCCAAAAAATACAGCAGAGCCGCAAGCTATCTTCTTTTGCCTTATTTTTTATGGAGTGCATTTGCGACGTTCTTATCCTTTACAATCAATTCAATGAATCTGTGA
- the cotOO gene encoding outer spore coat protein (Evidence 1a: Function from experimental evidences in the studied strain; PubMedId: 19933362; Product type s: structure), producing MRSSRQKASISKLDLDQFVFTPPGPMGWQAHDSISAEKEEEEKHLDVGSIRELPHINAPKEYQKETKEKETDRKIVDDEEETKFETTLEPEEERDSKRSAPPYEEEDEDEEPDLAEEAKVEIIILPSESKPAPWFSQTVKRKA from the coding sequence ATGAGGTCATCGAGACAAAAAGCCTCTATTTCTAAACTGGATCTCGACCAATTCGTATTTACACCGCCTGGACCGATGGGATGGCAGGCTCATGACTCAATCTCAGCTGAGAAGGAAGAAGAGGAGAAGCATTTAGATGTGGGCAGCATTCGAGAGCTCCCTCACATCAATGCACCGAAAGAATATCAAAAAGAAACGAAGGAAAAGGAAACAGATCGCAAAATCGTCGATGATGAAGAAGAAACAAAATTCGAAACCACTCTGGAGCCTGAGGAGGAGCGTGATTCGAAACGCTCAGCGCCCCCATATGAAGAAGAGGATGAAGATGAAGAACCAGACTTAGCGGAAGAAGCTAAAGTGGAAATCATCATTCTTCCAAGTGAATCTAAACCAGCTCCATGGTTTTCTCAAACTGTAAAGCGCAAGGCATAA
- the ytcB gene encoding putative UDP-glucose epimerase (Evidence 3: Putative function from multiple computational evidences; Product type e: enzyme) → MKILVTGAAGFIGSHLCEELLKDKKHNVIGIDDFIGPTPFSLKLKNLKNLLPEKRFTFIKENLLTADLASLLEGVDVIFHLAAIPGVRSSWGNHFHPYAAHNIQALQRLLEACREHSIQTFVFASTSSVYGEKQGKVSENTSLSPLSPYGVTKLTGEKLCHVYKQSFGIPIVILRFFTVYGPRQRPDMAFHRLIKQHLQQKPLTIFGDGQQSRDFTYISDCVKGITAVLGKPHLIGETVNIGGAERASVLKVVSLIEDISGRKATLHFSDKIAGEPSNTWADISKAKQLLHYDPATSLKDGLTNEIAYLSSLYQGE, encoded by the coding sequence ATGAAAATACTCGTCACAGGAGCAGCGGGCTTTATCGGCTCCCACCTCTGCGAAGAATTACTAAAAGATAAGAAACATAACGTTATCGGAATCGATGACTTTATCGGTCCTACTCCATTTTCCTTGAAATTAAAAAACCTTAAAAACCTGCTGCCGGAAAAGCGATTTACGTTCATAAAGGAAAATCTGCTGACAGCCGATCTTGCTTCCTTACTGGAAGGAGTGGACGTCATCTTTCATTTGGCGGCCATACCGGGTGTCCGCTCAAGCTGGGGCAATCATTTTCACCCATATGCCGCACATAATATCCAAGCGCTCCAAAGGCTCCTCGAGGCGTGCCGGGAACATTCTATTCAAACGTTCGTCTTTGCATCCACCTCTTCCGTCTATGGCGAAAAACAAGGAAAAGTCAGCGAAAACACGTCGCTTTCTCCTTTATCTCCGTACGGGGTAACAAAGCTTACGGGAGAAAAGCTTTGCCATGTGTATAAACAGAGCTTTGGCATTCCAATTGTGATTCTCCGTTTTTTTACCGTATACGGGCCAAGACAGCGGCCGGATATGGCTTTTCACCGGCTCATTAAGCAGCACCTTCAGCAAAAGCCGCTTACCATCTTCGGTGATGGGCAGCAGTCAAGAGATTTCACTTATATCAGCGACTGTGTCAAAGGCATCACCGCTGTTCTTGGGAAACCCCACCTTATTGGTGAAACAGTAAATATCGGCGGCGCAGAGCGTGCCTCAGTCTTAAAAGTTGTCTCCCTCATTGAGGATATTTCCGGGAGAAAAGCAACACTGCACTTTTCGGACAAAATAGCAGGGGAACCGAGCAACACGTGGGCGGATATTTCAAAAGCAAAACAGCTCTTGCATTATGATCCCGCCACATCCTTAAAGGATGGCTTGACCAACGAAATCGCCTATTTATCGTCGCTGTATCAGGGGGAATAA